Proteins encoded together in one Calditerrivibrio sp. window:
- a CDS encoding rod shape-determining protein, translated as MIFDKLLDVFSNDLAIDLGTANTLIYVKGKGIVCSEPSVVAINIDTKEILAVGSEAKSMLGRTPANIVAIRPMKDGVISNFEVTEKMVRYFITKVNNKRSFVRPRVIVAVPSGATQVEKRAVKDSAIQAGAREVYIIEEPMAAAIGAGLPIQEPSGNMIVDIGGGTTEVAVISLSGIVYANSVRVGGDEMDEAIVNYIKRNYNLLIGTSTAEKIKMEIGSAYRLDVEMSIEIKGRDLLNGIPKTVEITDSEVREALSEAVSKIVDAVKNALEKTPPELSADIVDRGIVLSGGGALLKGLDKKLMEETGLPIIVADDPLKAVAYGAGKVLDELDLLKKVCID; from the coding sequence ATGATTTTTGATAAGCTATTGGATGTATTCTCAAATGATCTTGCTATAGATCTTGGAACAGCAAATACATTGATTTATGTAAAGGGTAAGGGGATTGTCTGTAGTGAACCCTCTGTAGTAGCTATTAACATTGATACCAAAGAGATCTTAGCTGTGGGCTCAGAAGCTAAAAGCATGCTGGGTAGAACTCCAGCTAACATTGTAGCAATACGACCCATGAAGGATGGTGTTATATCCAATTTTGAAGTTACCGAAAAGATGGTACGTTACTTCATAACAAAAGTGAACAATAAAAGATCCTTTGTAAGACCAAGGGTCATCGTGGCTGTTCCTTCAGGAGCAACACAAGTGGAAAAAAGAGCTGTAAAAGATTCAGCTATTCAAGCTGGCGCCAGAGAGGTTTATATAATAGAAGAACCTATGGCTGCTGCTATAGGTGCTGGACTACCTATTCAAGAGCCCTCTGGTAATATGATAGTTGATATAGGGGGTGGTACCACTGAAGTAGCAGTTATCTCTCTATCAGGTATTGTCTATGCTAACTCAGTAAGGGTTGGTGGAGATGAGATGGATGAAGCCATAGTAAATTATATAAAAAGAAACTACAATCTCCTCATCGGTACCTCCACAGCCGAAAAAATAAAGATGGAGATAGGTTCAGCCTACAGATTAGATGTAGAGATGAGCATTGAGATAAAAGGTAGAGATCTATTAAATGGTATCCCAAAAACAGTTGAGATAACAGACAGCGAGGTCAGAGAAGCTTTAAGTGAGGCTGTTTCTAAAATAGTAGACGCAGTAAAAAATGCCCTTGAAAAGACACCACCAGAGCTATCTGCAGATATAGTTGATAGAGGTATAGTCCTTTCAGGTGGAGGAGCCCTTTTAAAAGGGCTTGATAAAAAGCTTATGGAAGAAACAGGCTTGCCAATTATTGTAGCTGATGATCCCCTTAAAGCAGTTGCATACGGAGCAGGGAAGGTTTTAGATGAGTTAGATCTGCTTAAAAAGGTATGTATAGATTAA
- a CDS encoding TIGR03960 family B12-binding radical SAM protein, which yields MNDFVKKLLKVSKPVRYINNEINAVHKNISKDTTTVCLAFPDVYEIGMSHLGMKILYESLNSSEKIVAERFFLPWVDAIETLGPDIFVSLESKIPLKNFDLIGFSLQYELSYTNVLQTLRHSHIPLQSRYRTDSDPIIIAGGPCTFNPAPLSELIDVFFIGEMDEALKAVMEGFNHYKDLKREKRLEYLNSFPFTFVPSIDPNKVTKKHIFHTFSQQTNLKNLLVPLMPITQDRVSIEISRGCTRGCRFCQAGMIYRPVREQSVNKIINNGIHLLKHTGYNEISLMSLSTSDYTEIQTLLYILSDLVKKDMISLTLPSLRADKIDDYIFETLSKVRKSGFTIAPEAGSQRMRDIINKNLKEDEISLAVEKAARYGWNSIKLYFMIGLPFEEEEDIVEIAELCKRLMGLAKNINKKIEITASVSNFVPKPFTPFQWHPQNSREELRSKQRILIDLFKRYKIALKLHDINQSLIEGVFARGDKRLNNLLLIASQQGFYFDGWSEFFDIKKWEGIFSQLALDMEKDFACKAYSFTDPLPWKNIDALIDTHFLWEQYQLSKKEVTTDDCKNSRCIKCGVCDFIDIKNEIATNDYVKTDTYKKDQSSYCYYMFLFEKKSYASLLSALELTRVLSHCFNIVGFKIAHSQGYNPQPKINYVYPLPVGIEGENEVIIVKGEDLEDYYCLLNKMNKILPDGLKIKDLKKVKKYEQADAEVTYEFDEETYYYLKSTINAGECFYIKKNKSNKEKKVSIHDYLISTNDEELTIILKIDNNGGYNLLDFFKYKNYNYIRFLRKKIRLKGLEYV from the coding sequence ATGAACGATTTCGTGAAAAAACTTTTAAAAGTATCAAAACCTGTAAGATATATAAACAATGAGATAAATGCTGTTCACAAAAATATATCAAAAGATACCACAACTGTATGCTTAGCTTTCCCAGATGTCTATGAAATAGGGATGTCCCATCTTGGTATGAAAATCCTCTACGAATCATTAAACAGCTCCGAAAAAATAGTTGCAGAGAGATTTTTTTTGCCGTGGGTAGATGCAATTGAAACATTGGGACCAGATATCTTTGTCTCTCTGGAATCAAAAATCCCATTAAAAAATTTTGATCTAATAGGCTTCAGCTTACAATATGAATTATCATATACAAATGTTCTTCAGACTTTAAGGCACTCCCACATACCATTACAAAGTAGATACAGAACAGACTCAGATCCCATTATTATAGCCGGTGGCCCATGTACTTTTAATCCAGCACCACTGTCCGAATTAATAGATGTTTTTTTCATTGGGGAAATGGATGAGGCTTTAAAGGCGGTCATGGAAGGTTTTAACCATTATAAGGATTTAAAAAGAGAAAAAAGATTAGAATATTTAAATAGTTTCCCTTTTACCTTCGTACCTTCAATCGATCCAAACAAGGTAACTAAAAAGCATATCTTTCATACTTTTTCCCAACAAACAAATCTAAAAAACCTTTTAGTACCCCTAATGCCAATAACCCAAGATAGAGTTAGCATTGAGATATCAAGGGGTTGTACCCGGGGGTGTAGGTTTTGTCAAGCTGGTATGATCTATCGCCCAGTTAGGGAGCAAAGTGTAAATAAAATCATAAACAATGGTATTCATCTCTTAAAGCATACAGGGTATAATGAGATATCCCTCATGTCCTTATCCACTTCAGATTACACAGAGATTCAAACGCTACTATATATTCTATCTGATCTTGTTAAAAAAGATATGATCTCCCTTACACTACCCTCCCTTAGAGCAGACAAAATCGATGACTACATCTTCGAAACCCTCTCAAAAGTAAGAAAATCAGGTTTTACCATCGCACCAGAAGCTGGTTCCCAGAGGATGAGGGATATAATCAACAAAAACCTTAAAGAAGACGAAATCTCTCTGGCAGTGGAAAAAGCAGCAAGATACGGATGGAACAGTATAAAGCTATATTTTATGATTGGATTGCCTTTTGAAGAGGAAGAGGATATTGTTGAGATCGCTGAACTCTGTAAAAGATTAATGGGTTTAGCTAAAAACATAAATAAAAAAATAGAGATAACTGCTTCTGTCTCAAACTTTGTACCCAAACCCTTTACCCCTTTCCAGTGGCATCCCCAAAACAGCAGAGAAGAACTACGCTCAAAACAGAGAATACTTATAGATCTTTTTAAAAGGTATAAAATTGCTCTCAAGTTACATGATATAAACCAAAGTCTAATTGAGGGTGTATTTGCTAGAGGTGACAAGAGGTTAAACAATCTGCTTTTGATTGCCTCCCAACAAGGGTTCTATTTTGATGGCTGGAGTGAGTTTTTTGATATAAAAAAATGGGAGGGGATCTTTTCCCAGTTAGCCTTAGATATGGAAAAGGACTTCGCATGTAAGGCTTACTCTTTTACAGATCCTTTGCCTTGGAAAAACATCGATGCCCTAATTGATACTCACTTTCTTTGGGAACAATATCAATTAAGTAAAAAAGAGGTTACCACAGATGATTGTAAAAATAGTAGGTGTATTAAATGCGGAGTCTGCGATTTTATTGATATAAAAAATGAGATAGCCACTAACGATTATGTTAAAACAGACACCTACAAAAAAGATCAATCATCCTACTGTTATTATATGTTTTTATTTGAAAAAAAAAGCTATGCAAGTCTGTTATCAGCTTTGGAGCTAACAAGGGTTTTAAGTCATTGTTTTAACATTGTGGGGTTTAAAATAGCTCACTCTCAAGGATACAATCCTCAACCAAAAATAAACTATGTCTATCCCTTACCAGTAGGTATAGAAGGTGAAAACGAAGTCATAATAGTAAAAGGGGAAGATTTAGAGGATTATTATTGTTTATTGAACAAAATGAACAAAATTTTACCTGACGGTCTTAAGATAAAAGACCTAAAAAAAGTAAAAAAATATGAACAAGCAGATGCTGAAGTCACCTATGAATTTGATGAAGAAACATACTACTACCTTAAAAGTACTATCAACGCTGGAGAATGTTTCTATATCAAAAAGAACAAATCCAATAAGGAGAAAAAAGTAAGTATTCACGATTACTTAATCTCTACCAACGACGAGGAATTGACAATTATTCTTAAAATTGATAATAATGGTGGCTATAATCTACTTGATTTTTTTAAATATAAGAATTATAATTATATTAGATTTTTAAGAAAAAAAATACGTTTAAAGGGGTTAGAGTATGTTTAG
- the mreC gene encoding rod shape-determining protein MreC, whose product MYRLRDIWKKLLVFFLFFLFLIILQIRNPEIRGPFKGLLGNLLNPFVYYSNFIYKGSIDLLNKYFFLVGVKEENNRIKSELAELMLQNRILSEKLYEYNKLKELLKFKETYKIKAVAAKVVGKHVDGYSKYVIINAGSDDGIELNDSVANELGLVGKVIEVYGKRSKVLLITDPNNKVSVMNLRSRSTGIMSGDGRGGLVVEFYDKLDKVYKDDIFITSGMGGIYVKGMITGKVYAYSNNPSDLFQRVYLNPTVVFSKIENVLVVKNELE is encoded by the coding sequence ATGTATAGATTAAGGGATATCTGGAAGAAACTACTTGTTTTCTTCCTTTTTTTCCTCTTTTTAATCATACTCCAAATAAGAAACCCAGAAATAAGAGGCCCTTTTAAAGGGCTTTTGGGTAATTTGCTTAATCCCTTTGTATATTATTCCAACTTTATTTATAAAGGCAGTATAGATCTTTTAAACAAATATTTTTTTTTAGTGGGTGTTAAGGAAGAGAACAATAGAATAAAATCAGAACTTGCAGAACTAATGCTACAAAATAGAATCTTGAGCGAAAAACTCTATGAATATAACAAACTAAAAGAACTTTTAAAATTCAAAGAAACCTATAAGATAAAGGCAGTTGCCGCAAAAGTTGTAGGCAAACATGTTGATGGTTACAGCAAATATGTTATTATCAATGCCGGTTCTGATGATGGTATTGAGTTAAATGATTCTGTAGCAAACGAATTAGGGCTTGTAGGTAAAGTGATAGAGGTGTATGGTAAGAGATCCAAAGTCCTCCTTATAACAGATCCAAACAATAAAGTAAGTGTGATGAATCTAAGAAGTAGGTCCACAGGTATAATGAGTGGTGATGGTAGGGGAGGATTAGTCGTTGAGTTTTATGATAAATTGGATAAAGTTTACAAAGACGATATCTTCATAACATCTGGCATGGGTGGGATATATGTAAAAGGGATGATAACAGGAAAAGTTTACGCCTATTCCAACAACCCATCAGATCTTTTTCAAAGGGTCTATCTCAATCCCACAGTTGTTTTTTCAAAGATCGAAAATGTGTTGGTAGTGAAAAATGAGCTGGAGTAG
- a CDS encoding cation transporter produces the protein MIKTVFKINKMDCPSEEQLIRLSLSKFNNIMDLEFSIDDRILTVYHIDDYYPIYDQLKTLNLETTLIASESIEGTSEVYEHNNTQSRLLWQVLIINFLFFVIELAFGFISNSLGLVADSLDMLADAFVYGLALIAVKRSDVFKKNIAKVAGYFQMVLALFGFLEVLRRFIGVEKVPSYEIMIVISIFAMIANIISLMILNRNKSKESHMKASMIFTSNDIIANIGVIIAGVLVYATGSKYPDLIVGAIVFIVVVEGATRILKLSK, from the coding sequence ATGATTAAAACAGTCTTTAAGATAAACAAAATGGATTGCCCGTCTGAAGAGCAGTTGATAAGACTTTCTCTTTCAAAATTTAATAACATAATGGATTTAGAGTTTTCTATAGATGACAGGATACTAACTGTTTATCATATTGATGACTACTACCCCATCTATGATCAATTAAAAACACTTAACCTGGAGACAACCCTTATAGCATCAGAAAGCATAGAGGGTACATCAGAAGTCTATGAGCATAACAACACCCAATCAAGGTTACTGTGGCAGGTGCTGATAATAAACTTTCTCTTTTTCGTTATAGAGCTTGCATTCGGATTCATTTCTAATTCGTTAGGGCTTGTAGCAGATTCCCTTGATATGTTGGCTGATGCTTTTGTATATGGCCTTGCTCTTATAGCAGTAAAAAGATCGGATGTTTTCAAAAAGAATATTGCCAAGGTAGCAGGATATTTCCAGATGGTGCTTGCCCTCTTTGGATTCTTAGAGGTATTAAGGAGATTTATAGGTGTTGAAAAAGTACCTTCATACGAAATAATGATCGTTATTTCGATATTTGCGATGATAGCTAATATAATAAGCCTAATGATCCTAAACAGAAACAAAAGTAAAGAATCTCATATGAAGGCAAGTATGATATTTACATCAAATGATATCATTGCTAATATTGGTGTTATAATAGCCGGGGTCTTAGTTTATGCTACAGGTTCAAAATACCCAGATCTAATAGTAGGAGCTATCGTTTTTATTGTTGTGGTTGAAGGAGCTACAAGAATTCTTAAGCTTTCCAAGTAA
- a CDS encoding transcriptional repressor: MFREKSIQALKEKGYKITKPREWIIEYLDGNKNHPTALEIFDDIRRADKSISFATVYNTLETLVKSGIINEISVDSQSSRFDPDTSDHIHFVCEKCKKVKDLHDETFLTSFRTIPGKITGYNIVIRGECESCMKKS, translated from the coding sequence ATGTTTAGAGAAAAATCTATCCAAGCATTAAAAGAAAAAGGGTATAAAATCACTAAGCCACGTGAATGGATAATCGAATATTTAGATGGAAACAAGAACCATCCTACTGCTCTTGAAATCTTTGATGATATCAGAAGAGCTGATAAGTCAATATCCTTTGCTACTGTTTACAATACCTTAGAGACTCTTGTTAAATCAGGCATTATCAACGAAATATCAGTAGACTCCCAGAGTAGTAGATTTGATCCAGACACATCCGATCATATCCATTTTGTGTGTGAGAAGTGTAAAAAGGTAAAAGATCTTCATGATGAAACATTTTTAACATCGTTTAGAACCATTCCCGGAAAGATCACAGGATATAACATCGTCATTAGAGGTGAATGTGAATCCTGTATGAAAAAATCATAA
- the mrdA gene encoding penicillin-binding protein 2, with amino-acid sequence MQLRTASDKFLKTINRKVMLFYFIIVIFFSVLIARLFYLQIINYEKYKTLSDNNRIRVVRIFASRGMFLDRKGVVFVKNSPSYNLTLLKEDVKDIKGTIEKLSSVLNINAETFYKKIKNSYPYVPIVIKRGLSFEDVSYFMEHAQDFPGVKIELETARKYEDGEAVSHIVGYTGEVNMDEIEKFGIYFPGDIIGKTGLERYYEPILKGKNGLKYVEVDSLGQAVSVSNVKEPIAGNNIALTIDFNMQKYAKELFAGKKGAAVILKIDGNEVITLFSAPTFDLNSFVPYISEQTWKELHNEHKPLINRATESAYPPGSVFKVLMAIASLNEKVITPSTAFNCNGEFNFGNFTYKCWNKDGHGSVSLKKSIAESCDVYYYNVGLKLGIDNIAKYAKNFGLGSKTGIDLPVESAGNFPDRDWKKKVFKQPWYHGETIITSIGQGYMTTTPLQLAVMLSGIFNGGKIYKPRLLDKIITPDGVFKINSELVREIPITKESINLVLDAVTETVMGERGTAYRAKVEGIMVGGKTGTAQVVGLKKTENMNQDQIPEKYRDHSWFGGVFPSDNPQYVIVVFVEHGGAGSSGATPIAGALINKMVQLGYVTGR; translated from the coding sequence TTGCAGTTGAGAACAGCAAGTGATAAATTCTTAAAAACAATAAATAGAAAAGTGATGCTATTTTATTTTATAATAGTGATTTTTTTTTCAGTTCTTATAGCAAGGCTTTTCTATCTACAGATCATAAACTATGAAAAATACAAAACTCTTTCTGATAACAATCGAATAAGAGTAGTAAGGATATTTGCCAGTAGGGGAATGTTCCTGGACAGAAAAGGGGTGGTTTTTGTTAAAAACTCACCCAGCTATAATCTTACCCTTTTAAAAGAGGATGTTAAAGATATAAAAGGCACAATAGAGAAACTCAGTAGTGTATTAAATATCAATGCTGAAACCTTTTATAAAAAGATAAAAAACTCTTACCCTTATGTTCCCATCGTTATTAAAAGAGGCTTATCCTTCGAAGATGTCTCATACTTTATGGAACATGCCCAAGATTTTCCAGGAGTAAAGATCGAATTGGAAACCGCACGAAAATATGAAGACGGTGAAGCTGTAAGTCATATTGTGGGCTATACAGGAGAAGTGAACATGGATGAGATTGAGAAATTTGGTATATATTTTCCCGGAGATATCATTGGTAAAACTGGCCTTGAAAGATATTACGAACCTATCCTTAAGGGGAAGAATGGTCTTAAATATGTTGAAGTGGACAGTTTAGGTCAAGCAGTAAGTGTAAGCAATGTAAAAGAACCTATAGCTGGTAACAATATTGCCCTTACAATAGATTTTAACATGCAAAAGTATGCTAAAGAACTTTTTGCAGGTAAAAAAGGTGCTGCTGTAATTCTAAAAATTGACGGAAACGAAGTAATAACACTTTTTTCCGCCCCCACATTTGATCTTAACAGTTTTGTCCCCTATATCTCAGAGCAAACCTGGAAAGAACTTCACAACGAACACAAACCTCTTATAAATAGAGCCACAGAATCTGCCTACCCCCCCGGCTCAGTATTCAAGGTCCTCATGGCTATCGCAAGCCTCAACGAAAAAGTCATCACACCATCTACTGCATTTAATTGTAACGGAGAATTCAACTTTGGAAATTTTACATACAAATGCTGGAATAAGGATGGACATGGTTCAGTGAGTCTTAAAAAATCTATAGCTGAGTCCTGCGATGTTTACTATTACAACGTCGGTCTAAAACTCGGCATAGATAACATAGCAAAATATGCTAAAAATTTTGGACTCGGCAGTAAAACCGGTATAGACCTACCTGTGGAAAGCGCTGGTAATTTCCCCGACCGAGATTGGAAAAAAAAGGTTTTTAAACAGCCTTGGTACCATGGTGAAACAATCATAACCTCTATTGGACAAGGATATATGACAACCACACCGTTACAGCTCGCCGTCATGCTAAGCGGCATATTCAATGGTGGCAAAATCTATAAACCTAGACTGTTGGATAAAATCATTACTCCAGATGGAGTATTCAAAATCAATAGTGAATTAGTTAGAGAGATCCCCATCACTAAAGAATCCATAAACCTGGTTTTAGATGCTGTTACTGAAACAGTAATGGGTGAAAGGGGAACCGCATATCGTGCCAAAGTAGAAGGTATAATGGTGGGAGGTAAAACTGGAACAGCCCAGGTAGTGGGCCTTAAAAAGACTGAAAATATGAATCAGGACCAGATCCCAGAGAAATACAGGGATCACTCCTGGTTTGGTGGTGTCTTCCCTTCGGACAACCCCCAGTATGTAATCGTGGTCTTTGTGGAGCATGGTGGTGCAGGCAGCTCGGGAGCAACACCTATTGCAGGTGCCTTAATAAATAAAATGGTGCAGTTGGGATATGTTACAGGTAGATAA
- the rodA gene encoding rod shape-determining protein RodA, which produces MLQVDKRLFKNFDLYLTGIIITILAFGWIAVYSASYDPTDNRFYSFYIKQLYWIVIGFIFYFFFSFFNYKHLLKWSIIFYILGLIMLVLVLIIGHIGMGAQRWINIGGFRFQPSEFFKIIFILMMPRIFSDFDQNKLGFLEVIKKIILVIPPFILVFLQPDLGTAMVFLAIWGMVLLFRGVKISTILLFLIIGFIIAPIAWNKLHDYQRERVLTFLNPENDPYGAGYHVIQSKIAIGSGGIIGKGFLKGTQSHLKFLPERHTDFIFSLINEEFGFLGGSFLIGLFGALIFRIFYISQKAKDLSAKVLLLSIGSLIFFQAFVNAGMTLGLLPVVGIPMPLISYGGSALITFMTLLGIANSISIRKFDSPGDNR; this is translated from the coding sequence ATGTTACAGGTAGATAAAAGACTATTTAAGAACTTCGACCTTTATCTAACAGGGATAATCATTACAATACTGGCTTTTGGATGGATAGCTGTGTATAGCGCTTCCTATGATCCAACGGATAATAGATTTTATAGCTTTTATATAAAACAGTTATACTGGATAGTAATCGGCTTTATCTTTTACTTTTTTTTCTCCTTTTTCAACTATAAACATCTTTTAAAATGGAGTATAATATTTTACATTTTAGGGCTAATCATGCTGGTACTTGTATTGATAATAGGGCATATAGGGATGGGTGCCCAGAGGTGGATCAATATAGGTGGGTTTCGTTTCCAGCCGTCAGAGTTCTTTAAGATAATTTTTATACTCATGATGCCAAGAATTTTTAGTGATTTTGATCAAAATAAATTAGGCTTTTTAGAGGTTATAAAGAAGATAATACTTGTAATACCACCATTTATACTTGTCTTTTTGCAGCCAGATTTGGGCACTGCAATGGTATTTTTGGCCATCTGGGGGATGGTATTACTTTTTAGAGGAGTAAAGATAAGCACCATTTTACTGTTTCTTATCATAGGGTTTATCATCGCACCCATTGCGTGGAATAAATTACATGACTACCAAAGAGAACGTGTATTAACATTTCTAAATCCTGAAAATGATCCCTATGGAGCAGGATACCATGTTATACAGTCAAAAATTGCCATTGGTTCAGGGGGTATAATTGGTAAAGGGTTTTTAAAAGGTACCCAATCCCATCTGAAATTTTTACCCGAAAGACATACAGACTTTATTTTCTCCCTCATTAATGAAGAGTTTGGATTTTTAGGTGGATCTTTTTTGATTGGACTTTTTGGAGCCTTAATCTTTAGGATATTTTATATATCCCAAAAAGCAAAGGATCTATCTGCTAAGGTACTATTACTGTCTATTGGATCTTTGATATTTTTTCAAGCTTTTGTAAATGCAGGAATGACACTGGGGCTATTACCAGTAGTCGGTATACCGATGCCCCTCATAAGCTACGGTGGTTCTGCCCTCATAACATTTATGACACTGCTTGGAATAGCTAATTCTATATCCATAAGGAAATTCGACTCACCAGGTGACAATAGATGA
- a CDS encoding BamA/TamA family outer membrane protein, which translates to MRVLCLILIFSLSVSIKIYAKKICYGDLPPSLKNKLSEYSLQVPQHKISEILSFLGYYIIDEDSQSISIEKANVLKDIKFTGNYFVLDSSLKLAAKIYEGDYIYADTVNMVKENIETFYKNNGFLDVEVNSFLKDSVLNVYIHEGERYFVDEIDFIVDDTIISKQITPTPLNDMVIESIINDHYKTLKKEGYFNVKVLRVDLLSEQRKRFFSIKDPISSLYSFFVKSKFIKPRIILQKGDRYTLDIQIDPFYDNLTDELRRYIVSEFKSFDTFDLRELEINIKDHFIEKQLQIEDLEIKVNMNTIAIHIGKISPLVKKEPNAKKGYINNIYVNNYPYATKEKIPITPESLDKLRKEIFDKYAKDSLVKKISFEQNENDDLHFTVEYSSKYIADILSNSDEIVSKIDKRFFHDKKITNEKLQQIHDYLIRNKNSEKVSMELFDLDNQTALLLINRIRGKDNRIFGFLSYNTIDLITAEIGYSRFDILNSGRTFQLGFKKSFKETSLKSSLSGQRTFTPNIDDYQSLFFKNRDEDDYIFTEVGISTLIKVNNPIETYVGAQLSNLDVHDSSFSDSNKAIYEHKYTLLAIPVKLSYKSEYYNKLKGTGIYSYLSYNYHLANGYNFNEVELHLEGFYEFYKDWIAKIGLNTQNLIGKKEKMPVTNLLTLGGTNKMKAFKYREIGTKDHQTNATIGDKKTVYSSLFIGYTPYDNIIFGSFIEHGGFGDNFNDMKYIRDIGLELIIKAQELGFFSISYGYSPFKPYKGYSSIYLNFGISF; encoded by the coding sequence GTGCGGGTGTTATGTTTGATTTTAATTTTTAGCCTATCGGTATCCATCAAAATTTATGCAAAAAAAATATGCTACGGTGATCTACCACCATCTTTAAAAAATAAATTAAGTGAATACTCCCTTCAAGTTCCACAACATAAGATCTCAGAAATTCTTAGCTTTTTGGGGTATTATATCATTGATGAAGACAGTCAGTCCATCAGCATAGAAAAAGCAAATGTTTTAAAAGATATAAAATTCACTGGTAACTATTTTGTACTTGATTCATCTTTAAAATTAGCCGCAAAGATCTACGAAGGGGACTATATTTATGCTGATACAGTTAACATGGTTAAAGAAAATATTGAAACCTTCTATAAAAACAATGGTTTCCTTGATGTAGAGGTCAATTCATTCTTAAAAGATAGTGTCTTAAATGTCTATATCCATGAAGGGGAAAGATACTTTGTAGATGAAATAGATTTTATAGTAGATGATACAATTATTTCAAAACAAATAACACCAACCCCTTTAAACGATATGGTGATAGAATCTATAATAAATGACCACTATAAAACACTTAAAAAAGAAGGGTACTTCAATGTCAAAGTGTTGAGAGTCGATCTTTTATCAGAACAACGAAAAAGGTTTTTCTCTATCAAAGATCCCATATCATCGCTGTACTCCTTTTTTGTAAAATCCAAGTTTATCAAACCAAGGATAATTCTACAAAAGGGAGATCGCTATACCTTAGATATCCAGATCGATCCCTTTTATGACAACCTTACTGATGAACTCAGAAGATACATCGTTTCAGAATTCAAATCCTTTGACACCTTCGATCTAAGAGAGCTCGAAATAAACATAAAAGACCATTTTATCGAGAAGCAGTTACAGATAGAAGACCTAGAGATTAAAGTAAACATGAATACAATAGCTATACATATTGGTAAAATATCCCCTCTTGTAAAAAAAGAGCCAAACGCAAAAAAAGGTTATATTAACAATATCTATGTAAACAACTACCCCTATGCTACAAAAGAGAAAATCCCAATAACTCCTGAAAGTTTGGATAAACTCCGTAAAGAGATTTTCGATAAATATGCCAAAGATTCCCTTGTCAAAAAGATCTCTTTTGAACAAAATGAAAATGACGATCTGCATTTCACCGTTGAATATTCATCGAAGTATATTGCAGATATATTGAGTAATTCCGATGAGATTGTTTCAAAAATTGACAAAAGATTTTTCCATGACAAAAAAATAACAAATGAGAAACTTCAACAAATCCATGACTACCTTATAAGAAACAAAAACTCAGAAAAAGTCTCCATGGAACTTTTTGATTTGGATAACCAAACAGCCCTTCTACTTATAAATCGTATCAGAGGAAAAGATAATAGAATATTTGGATTTTTAAGTTATAATACCATCGATCTAATTACAGCTGAAATAGGCTATAGTAGATTTGATATTTTAAACAGTGGGCGAACCTTTCAATTAGGTTTTAAAAAATCCTTTAAAGAAACTTCCCTTAAAAGCTCACTATCTGGTCAAAGGACATTCACTCCTAATATAGATGACTATCAAAGCCTTTTTTTTAAAAATAGGGATGAGGATGACTACATCTTTACCGAGGTTGGTATCAGTACACTCATAAAGGTAAATAATCCTATAGAAACATATGTGGGTGCCCAACTGAGTAATCTTGATGTCCATGACTCCAGTTTCTCCGATAGCAACAAAGCTATATATGAACATAAGTACACTCTATTAGCAATCCCAGTAAAACTTTCTTACAAATCAGAGTATTATAACAAACTCAAAGGTACAGGCATATACTCCTATCTGTCCTACAACTACCATCTTGCGAACGGTTACAACTTTAATGAAGTGGAATTACACCTTGAAGGTTTTTATGAGTTTTATAAAGACTGGATTGCAAAAATAGGATTAAATACCCAAAACCTCATAGGGAAAAAAGAAAAAATGCCAGTAACCAATCTACTAACATTAGGAGGGACAAACAAAATGAAAGCTTTTAAATACCGAGAAATAGGGACAAAAGATCATCAAACTAATGCCACCATCGGTGATAAAAAAACAGTCTATAGTTCCCTATTTATAGGGTACACCCCTTATGATAATATTATTTTTGGATCTTTTATTGAACATGGTGGTTTTGGAGATAACTTTAACGATATGAAATATATAAGAGATATAGGGTTAGAGCTTATCATAAAAGCTCAGGAGTTAGGTTTTTTTTCAATAAGTTACGGTTACTCACCCTTTAAACCTTATAAAGGTTACTCCTCAATTTACTTAAATTTCGGTATATCTTTTTAA